The following proteins are encoded in a genomic region of Brachypodium distachyon strain Bd21 chromosome 1, Brachypodium_distachyon_v3.0, whole genome shotgun sequence:
- the LOC100838644 gene encoding auxin-responsive protein SAUR36 has protein sequence MVKLMGISKKWQGGGSSSRVTSPTAAAASAAVPACPRGHFAAYTRDGSRFFVPIACLASDTFRQLLNMAEEEFGKPGDRPIVLPCSAACLEQILAASKKCTASGRAKIW, from the coding sequence ATGGTGAAGCTAATGGGGATCTCCAAGAAGTGGCaaggcggcgggagcagcagcagggtcACCTCCCCTACCGCCGCGGCAGCATCGGCAGCCGTGCCGGCGTGCCCGCGGGGCCACTTCGCGGCCTACACCCGAGACGGCAGCCGGTTCTTCGTCCCCATCGCCTGCCTCGCCAGCGACACCTTCCGGCAGCTCCTCAacatggccgaggaggagttCGGCAAGCCCGGGGACCGCCCCATCGTGCtgccctgctccgccgcctgcctcgAGCAGATCCTCGCCGCCTCCAAGAAGTGCACTGCCAGCGGCAGGGCCAAGATTTGGTAG